One Ahaetulla prasina isolate Xishuangbanna chromosome 1, ASM2864084v1, whole genome shotgun sequence DNA window includes the following coding sequences:
- the S1PR4 gene encoding sphingosine 1-phosphate receptor 4 — translation MTDRSQLSSSSSSFPSSFPTSAFKAPLGSVRGQQSCSLLTATEDFNIILYHYNLTGRLSHRRPEEDQLDVLKIVIIAASCLIILENLVVLTAILFKVRSRRWIFTCLASISSSDLLAGIAYLTNLCLSGRTTFQLYPYMWFLREGILFIALAASTFSLLVTAVERFSAMVRPIAESESVKTCRLRNCIFFSWLLAFVIGLLPLLGWNCICDVPRCSTLLPLYAKNYILFTVVMFSIILVGVVSLYCSIYCWVGRRVKLGFSNGSRKRSLRLLKTVLIILLTFLICWIPLFLLLLIDIFDKSKALWLQKAFGWCVTLAVLNSFINPIVYSLKSQEVRRAVVELLCCCCISAGWQGPRGCLAPSDHLHSSSTEVGSSLKVRESFRSPVIEKRTARKEPLSSNSSTLSALVVSDGSGQPYPHGSSAT, via the coding sequence ATGACGGACCGAAGCcaactgtcctcctcctcctcctcctttccttcttcattccCTACTTCTGCCTTCAAGGCCCCGCTTGGCTCCGTCCGTGGCCAGCAGTCCTGCTCCCTCCTGACGGCCACTGAGGACTTCAACATCATTCTGTACCATTACAACCTCACCGGACGGCTGAGCCACCGGCGTCCCGAGGAAGACCAACTCGACGTCCTCAAGATCGTCATCATCGCCGCCAGCTGCCTCATCATTTTGGAGAACCTGGTGGTCCTGACGGCCATCCTCTTTAAGGTGAGAAGCCGACGTTGGATTTTCACCTGCCTGGCCAGCATCTCTTCCAGCGACCTGCTGGCCGGGATCGCTTACTTGACCAACCTCTGCTTGTCGGGCCGGACGACCTTCCAGCTGTACCCCTACATGTGGTTTCTCCGCGAAGGGATCCTTTTCATCGCCTTGGCGGCCTCCACCTTCAGCCTGCTGGTGACGGCCGTCGAACGCTTCAGCGCCATGGTGAGGCCCATCGCGGAAAGCGAGTCCGTCAAGACGTGCCGTCTCCGGAACTGCATTTTCTTCTCCTGGCTCTTGGCCTTCGTGATCGGCCTGCTTCCTTTGCTCGGCTGGAACTGCATTTGCGACGTGCCTCGCTGTTCCACCTTGTTGCCGCTTTACGCCAAGAATTACATCCTCTTCACGGTCGTCATGTTCAGTATCATCCTGGTGGGCGTGGTGAGCCTCTACTGCTCCATCTACTGCTGGGTCGGGAGGAGGGTCAAGCTGGGCTTCTCCAACGGAAGCCGGAAGAGGTCCCTACGGCTGCTGAAGACGGTGCTCATCATCCTCCTCACCTTCCTGATCTGCTGGATCCCTCTCTTCCTGCTGCTCCTGATCGACATCTTCGACAAGAGCAAAGCCCTGTGGCTGCAGAAGGCCTTCGGCTGGTGCGTCACCTTGGCGGTCCTCAACTCCTTTATCAACCCCATCGTCTACTCTTTGAAAAGCCAAGAGGTGAGGCGGGCCGTGGTGGAGctgctctgctgctgctgcatctCGGCAGGGTGGCAAGGTCCCCGCGGCTGCCTCGCCCCCAGCGACCACCTCCACAGCTCCTCCACAGAGGTGGGGAGCTCCTTGAAGGTGCGCGAGAGCTTCCGCAGCCCCGTGATAGAGAAACGGACCGCCAGGAAAGAACCTCTCTCCAGCAACTCCAGCACGTTGAGCGCTTTGGTGGTCAGTGATGGCTCCGGCCAACCTTACCCGCATGGGTCTTCTGCAACGTAA